A single region of the Triticum dicoccoides isolate Atlit2015 ecotype Zavitan chromosome 2B, WEW_v2.0, whole genome shotgun sequence genome encodes:
- the LOC119366275 gene encoding protein FAR1-RELATED SEQUENCE 5-like isoform X2 — translation MEADMGDGVEEEGSSNTNQKRIQDVVPDEHQGRSSEGNQRQDSQERSMMTVLAEEDLLRLSQEELILNDQFSFTALLHSDIIYKVHSGDASMNIMGTIEQNSRSKADDTFNTTIDTNTLEGVLHHKVAASEDGGAETNPWDTNLFYNVNLQQEPDDVDIRGAAGKTNSSTGHSNEEGERKEPEHSLEQDGDDKFLDEEDVEGFLQNEQDAASEGNLMNTRSNFKPQLGMQFKTKEEVQEYINFYSKQAGFSVATVAISRTTSKKRNNEVTRITMKCNKWGKTKEIETECIVPTRKSTVIAKTDCKVVVVISEKGGFWEITRQQLEHNHELTPNSRFFRSHKYMSDEEKCLIRVLKHTNLETRRIVAVLAYLRGGMAHLPYTKKHVTNYAATINRDITNSDMMEVVHMFNKKQAENPGFCYSFELDGDNKVRSLFWTDVRSRMMYDICGDCISFDTTFVTNGYNLPFAPFVGISPHGSTYLFACAFIINETKETFAWLFEQFLMAMGWTHPISIITDQDKAMQAAIEEVFPNATHRRCLFHIKKKAEEKVGPCFQANEGLYEDFQDIVDNSLTVEEFETQWREMIEKYQVHDIKYFSDMWENRKKFIPVYFKDKFFPFIQTTARSEGTNSLFKKGVGDKFSATSFLREYDRILDVVHDREEECDHVSRNKKVASKAFWSKYSIERQAHELYNLGIFRKFQHKMADTTRLHVFEQEKDKYYIVSQAENYPVKERRKRFYQVGLKEEEYSCIRCTFQKDGLLCSHILRVMIHLNIEKMPKKYIIDRWRKNDYKLDIAKTPAIAAENSTLRYNVLARKLVHVASIASKKKRKYEYLLGELDKIQKRLREMDDEEETGDEGQSVTTRIVTFIPTTGGEEGTTTALTIQDPDIAKTKGRTRMLTIREAIKQNKFYKCSHCGSERHTLKNCTNLDKEYNLPRSNRRKQSNPRNVKKGILIIILYPCATLTLIQEFKNNKKCKWGEGWQQAWEQRKEEEGRISNNKGLGDKNGRRT, via the exons atggaggCGGACATGGGCGATGGGGTAGAAGAAGAAGGGAGCTCAAACACAAATCAGAAGAGAATTCAAGATGTTGTACCTGACGAGCATCAAGGAAGATCATCAGAGGGGAATCAGCGTCAGGATTCACAG GAGAGGAGCATGATGACGGTACTAGCTGAAGAAGACCTACTGAGACTGTCACAAGAAGAACTGATACTCAAT GATCAATTTTCATTCACTGCCCTCCTTCATTCAGACATTATATACAAG GTACACTCAGGAGATGCATCGATGAATATTATGGGAACTATTGAGCAGAACTCCAGGAGCAAAGCAGATGATACTTTCAACACAACAATAGACACTAAT ACACTAGAGGGAGTCTTGCATCACAAAGTGGCAGCAAGTGAAGATGGAGGAGCAGAAACTAATCCATGGGACACGAACCTGTTCTACAACGTGAATCTGCAACAG GAGCCTGATGATGTTGACATAAGAGGAGCAGCAGGCAAAACAAACTCAAGCACAGGCCATAGCAATGAAGAAGGAGAAAGAAAGGAACCGGAACACTCACTTGAACAAGACGGAGATGATAAATTCCTCGATGAAGAAGACGTTGAGGGATTCCTGCAAAATGAACAAGATGCTGCATCAGAAGGCAATCTGATGAACACTAGAAGTAATTTCAAGCCACAATTAGGCATGCAATTCAAAACAAAGGAAGAAGTTCAGGAATACATAAATTTTTACTCAAAACAGGCAGGCTTTTCAGTGGCTACTGTAGCAATCTCCAGAACAACAAGCAAGAAGAGGAACAACGAGGTCACAAGGATCACTATGAAGTGCAACAAGTGGGGCAAAACAAAGGAAATAGAGACAGAATGCATTGTGCCCACGAGGAAAAGTACAGTTATTGCTAAAACTGATTGTAAAGTTGTGGTGGTCATATCAGAGAAAGGAGGTTTTTGGGAAATTACAAGACAACAACTCGAACACAACCACGAGTTAACACCAAACAGTAGATTCTTCAGGTCACATAAGTACATGTCGGATGAAGAGAAGTGCTTGATACGGGTTTTGAAGCATACTAACCTGGAAACAAGAAGGATTGTTGCTGTCCTAGCTTACTTGAGAGGAGGAATGGCTCATCTTCCCTACACAAAGAAGCATGTGACTAACTATGCAGCAACAATAAATAGAGATATCACAAACTCTGACATGATGGAAGTAGTGCACATGTTCAACAAGAAGCAAGCAGAAAATCCTGGGTTTTGCTACTCATTTGAGCTTGATGGAGATAATAAAGTGAGAAGCTTATTCTGGACAGATGTTAGGTCAAGAATGATGTATGACATTTGCGGTGACTGCATCAGTTTTGACACTACATTCGTGACAAACGGATACAACCTTCCGTTTGCACCCTTTGTTGGAATATCCCCGCATGGTAGCACATACTTGTTTGCTTGTGCCTTCATTATCAACGAGACGAAAGAAACATTTGCTTGGTTGTTTGAACAATTCCTAATGGCTATGGGATGGACGCATCCTATATCGATCATTACAGATCAGGACAAGGCTATGCAAGCAGCAATTGAAGAAGTGTTTCCTAATGCTACCCATAGGAGATGCCTGTTTCACATAAAGAAAAAGGCAGAGGAGAAAGTAGGTCCATGTTTCCAAGCTAATGAAGGCCTATATGAAGATTTTCAGGACATTGTGGACAACTCTTTGACTGTGGAAGAATTTGAAACACAATGGCGAGAAATGATTGAAAAGTACCAAGTACACGACATAAAGTACTTCAGCGACATGTGGGAAAACAGGAAAAAGTTCATACCGGTGTATTTCAAGGACAAATTCTTCCCATTCATACAAACTACAGCAAGAAGTGAAGGAACAAATTCTCTCTTCAAAAAAGGGGTTGGAGATAAATTTAGTGCTACTAGCTTTTTAAGAGAGTATGATCGGATTCTTGATGTTGTACATGACAGGGAAGAAGAATGTGATCATGTTTCTAGAAACAAGaaggttgcaagcaaagcgttctgGTCAAAATACAGCATAGAAAGGCAAGCGCATGAGCTATACAACCTTGGAATATTTAGAAAGTTTCAGCATAAAATGGCAGACACAACAAGGCTGCATGTCTTTGAGCAAGAAAAAGACAAATACTATATAGTTAGCCAAGCTGAAAACTACCCTGTAAAAGAACGCCGGAAAAGGTTTTACCAAGTTGGACTGAAAGAAGAAGAGTACTCCTGCATCCGTTGCacattccaaaaagatggattgttGTGCTCACACATACTACGAGTAATGATCCATCTCAACATCGAGAAGATGCCAAAAAAGTACATCATTGACAGATGGAGGAAAAATGACTACAAGCTCGACATTGCAAAGACACCAGCTATTGCAGCAGAGAACTCCACACTAAGGTACAATGTGTTAGCAAGGAAATTGGTGCATGTGGCATCAATAGCTTCAAAGAAGAAGAGGAAGTATGAATATCTGCTGGGAGAATTGGACAAGATACAGAAAAGATTGCGAGAAATGGATGATGAAGAAGAAACTGGAGATGAGGGACAGAGTGTAACCACAAGAATAGTCACTTTCATACCAACAACAGGGGGTGAAGAGGGGACAACCACGGCACTGACAATACAAGACCCAGATATAGCCAAAACAAAGGGTAGGACAAGGATGCTAACTATTCGCGAAGCAATAAAACAGAACAAGTTCTACAAATGCTCGCACTGTGGATCGGAAAGGCACACTCTCAAGAATTGCACCAACCTTGACAAAGAATACAATCTACCCAGAAGCAACAGACGAAAGCAGTCGAACCCTAGGAATGTGAAAAAAGGTATTTTAATAATCATCTTGTACCCCTGTGCTACACTTACTTTAATTCAAGAATTTAAAAATAACAAAAAATGCAAGTGGGGAGAAGGATGGCAGCAAGCATGGGAAcagaggaaagaagaagaaggacgaATCAGCAACAACAAAGGCTTAGGGGACAAGAATGGGAGGAGGACATAG
- the LOC119366275 gene encoding protein FAR1-RELATED SEQUENCE 5-like isoform X4: MEADMGDGVEEEGSSNTNQKRIQDVVPDEHQGRSSEGNQRQDSQERSMMTVLAEEDLLRLSQEELILNDQFSFTALLHSDIIYKVHSGDASMNIMGTIEQNSRSKADDTFNTTIDTNTLEGVLHHKVAASEDGGAETNPWDTNLFYNVNLQQLQEPDDVDIRGAAGKTNSSTGHSNEEGERKEPEHSLEQDGDDKFLDEEDVEGFLQNEQDAASEGNLMNTRSNFKPQLGMQFKTKEEVQEYINFYSKQAGFSVATVAISRTTSKKRNNEVTRITMKCNKWGKTKEIETECIVPTRKSTVIAKTDCKVVVVISEKGGFWEITRQQLEHNHELTPNSRFFRSHKYMSDEEKCLIRVLKHTNLETRRIVAVLAYLRGGMAHLPYTKKHVTNYAATINRDITNSDMMEVVHMFNKKQAENPGFCYSFELDGDNKVRSLFWTDVRSRMMYDICGDCISFDTTFVTNGYNLPFAPFVGISPHGSTYLFACAFIINETKETFAWLFEQFLMAMGWTHPISIITDQDKAMQAAIEEVFPNATHRRCLFHIKKKAEEKVGPCFQANEGLYEDFQDIVDNSLTVEEFETQWREMIEKYQVHDIKYFSDMWENRKKFIPVYFKDKFFPFIQTTARSEGTNSLFKKGVGDKFSATSFLREYDRILDVVHDREEECDHVSRNKKVASKAFWSKYSIERQAHELYNLGIFRKFQHKMADTTRLHVFEQEKDKYYIVSQAENYPVKERRKRFYQVGLKEEEYSCIRCTFQKDGLLCSHILRVMIHLNIEKMPKKYIIDRWRKNDYKLDIAKTPAIAAENSTLRYNVLARKLVHVASIASKKKRKYEYLLGELDKIQKRLREMDDEEETGDEGQSVTTRIVTFIPTTGGEEGTTTALTIQDPDIAKTKGRTRMLTIREAIKQNKFYKCSHCGSERHTLKNCTNLDKEYNLPRSNRRKQSNPRNVKKGWQQAWEQRKEEEGRISNNKGLGDKNGRRT; encoded by the exons atggaggCGGACATGGGCGATGGGGTAGAAGAAGAAGGGAGCTCAAACACAAATCAGAAGAGAATTCAAGATGTTGTACCTGACGAGCATCAAGGAAGATCATCAGAGGGGAATCAGCGTCAGGATTCACAG GAGAGGAGCATGATGACGGTACTAGCTGAAGAAGACCTACTGAGACTGTCACAAGAAGAACTGATACTCAAT GATCAATTTTCATTCACTGCCCTCCTTCATTCAGACATTATATACAAG GTACACTCAGGAGATGCATCGATGAATATTATGGGAACTATTGAGCAGAACTCCAGGAGCAAAGCAGATGATACTTTCAACACAACAATAGACACTAAT ACACTAGAGGGAGTCTTGCATCACAAAGTGGCAGCAAGTGAAGATGGAGGAGCAGAAACTAATCCATGGGACACGAACCTGTTCTACAACGTGAATCTGCAACAG TTGCAGGAGCCTGATGATGTTGACATAAGAGGAGCAGCAGGCAAAACAAACTCAAGCACAGGCCATAGCAATGAAGAAGGAGAAAGAAAGGAACCGGAACACTCACTTGAACAAGACGGAGATGATAAATTCCTCGATGAAGAAGACGTTGAGGGATTCCTGCAAAATGAACAAGATGCTGCATCAGAAGGCAATCTGATGAACACTAGAAGTAATTTCAAGCCACAATTAGGCATGCAATTCAAAACAAAGGAAGAAGTTCAGGAATACATAAATTTTTACTCAAAACAGGCAGGCTTTTCAGTGGCTACTGTAGCAATCTCCAGAACAACAAGCAAGAAGAGGAACAACGAGGTCACAAGGATCACTATGAAGTGCAACAAGTGGGGCAAAACAAAGGAAATAGAGACAGAATGCATTGTGCCCACGAGGAAAAGTACAGTTATTGCTAAAACTGATTGTAAAGTTGTGGTGGTCATATCAGAGAAAGGAGGTTTTTGGGAAATTACAAGACAACAACTCGAACACAACCACGAGTTAACACCAAACAGTAGATTCTTCAGGTCACATAAGTACATGTCGGATGAAGAGAAGTGCTTGATACGGGTTTTGAAGCATACTAACCTGGAAACAAGAAGGATTGTTGCTGTCCTAGCTTACTTGAGAGGAGGAATGGCTCATCTTCCCTACACAAAGAAGCATGTGACTAACTATGCAGCAACAATAAATAGAGATATCACAAACTCTGACATGATGGAAGTAGTGCACATGTTCAACAAGAAGCAAGCAGAAAATCCTGGGTTTTGCTACTCATTTGAGCTTGATGGAGATAATAAAGTGAGAAGCTTATTCTGGACAGATGTTAGGTCAAGAATGATGTATGACATTTGCGGTGACTGCATCAGTTTTGACACTACATTCGTGACAAACGGATACAACCTTCCGTTTGCACCCTTTGTTGGAATATCCCCGCATGGTAGCACATACTTGTTTGCTTGTGCCTTCATTATCAACGAGACGAAAGAAACATTTGCTTGGTTGTTTGAACAATTCCTAATGGCTATGGGATGGACGCATCCTATATCGATCATTACAGATCAGGACAAGGCTATGCAAGCAGCAATTGAAGAAGTGTTTCCTAATGCTACCCATAGGAGATGCCTGTTTCACATAAAGAAAAAGGCAGAGGAGAAAGTAGGTCCATGTTTCCAAGCTAATGAAGGCCTATATGAAGATTTTCAGGACATTGTGGACAACTCTTTGACTGTGGAAGAATTTGAAACACAATGGCGAGAAATGATTGAAAAGTACCAAGTACACGACATAAAGTACTTCAGCGACATGTGGGAAAACAGGAAAAAGTTCATACCGGTGTATTTCAAGGACAAATTCTTCCCATTCATACAAACTACAGCAAGAAGTGAAGGAACAAATTCTCTCTTCAAAAAAGGGGTTGGAGATAAATTTAGTGCTACTAGCTTTTTAAGAGAGTATGATCGGATTCTTGATGTTGTACATGACAGGGAAGAAGAATGTGATCATGTTTCTAGAAACAAGaaggttgcaagcaaagcgttctgGTCAAAATACAGCATAGAAAGGCAAGCGCATGAGCTATACAACCTTGGAATATTTAGAAAGTTTCAGCATAAAATGGCAGACACAACAAGGCTGCATGTCTTTGAGCAAGAAAAAGACAAATACTATATAGTTAGCCAAGCTGAAAACTACCCTGTAAAAGAACGCCGGAAAAGGTTTTACCAAGTTGGACTGAAAGAAGAAGAGTACTCCTGCATCCGTTGCacattccaaaaagatggattgttGTGCTCACACATACTACGAGTAATGATCCATCTCAACATCGAGAAGATGCCAAAAAAGTACATCATTGACAGATGGAGGAAAAATGACTACAAGCTCGACATTGCAAAGACACCAGCTATTGCAGCAGAGAACTCCACACTAAGGTACAATGTGTTAGCAAGGAAATTGGTGCATGTGGCATCAATAGCTTCAAAGAAGAAGAGGAAGTATGAATATCTGCTGGGAGAATTGGACAAGATACAGAAAAGATTGCGAGAAATGGATGATGAAGAAGAAACTGGAGATGAGGGACAGAGTGTAACCACAAGAATAGTCACTTTCATACCAACAACAGGGGGTGAAGAGGGGACAACCACGGCACTGACAATACAAGACCCAGATATAGCCAAAACAAAGGGTAGGACAAGGATGCTAACTATTCGCGAAGCAATAAAACAGAACAAGTTCTACAAATGCTCGCACTGTGGATCGGAAAGGCACACTCTCAAGAATTGCACCAACCTTGACAAAGAATACAATCTACCCAGAAGCAACAGACGAAAGCAGTCGAACCCTAGGAATGTGAAAAAAG GATGGCAGCAAGCATGGGAAcagaggaaagaagaagaaggacgaATCAGCAACAACAAAGGCTTAGGGGACAAGAATGGGAGGAGGACATAG
- the LOC119366275 gene encoding protein FAR1-RELATED SEQUENCE 5-like isoform X3, which yields MEADMGDGVEEEGSSNTNQKRIQDVVPDEHQGRSSEGNQRQDSQERSMMTVLAEEDLLRLSQEELILNDQFSFTALLHSDIIYKVHSGDASMNIMGTIEQNSRSKADDTFNTTIDTNTLEGVLHHKVAASEDGGAETNPWDTNLFYNVNLQQLQEPDDVDIRGAAGKTNSSTGHSNEEGERKEPEHSLEQDGDDKFLDEEDVEGFLQNEQDAASEGNLMNTRSNFKPQLGMQFKTKEEVQEYINFYSKQAGFSVATVAISRTTSKKRNNEVTRITMKCNKWGKTKEIETECIVPTRKSTVIAKTDCKVVVVISEKGGFWEITRQQLEHNHELTPNSRFFRSHKYMSDEEKCLIRVLKHTNLETRRIVAVLAYLRGGMAHLPYTKKHVTNYAATINRDITNSDMMEVVHMFNKKQAENPGFCYSFELDGDNKVRSLFWTDVRSRMMYDICGDCISFDTTFVTNGYNLPFAPFVGISPHGSTYLFACAFIINETKETFAWLFEQFLMAMGWTHPISIITDQDKAMQAAIEEVFPNATHRRCLFHIKKKAEEKVGPCFQANEGLYEDFQDIVDNSLTVEEFETQWREMIEKYQVHDIKYFSDMWENRKKFIPVYFKDKFFPFIQTTARSEGTNSLFKKGVGDKFSATSFLREYDRILDVVHDREEECDHVSRNKKVASKAFWSKYSIERQAHELYNLGIFRKFQHKMADTTRLHVFEQEKDKYYIVSQAENYPVKERRKRFYQVGLKEEEYSCIRCTFQKDGLLCSHILRVMIHLNIEKMPKKYIIDRWRKNDYKLDIAKTPAIAAENSTLRYNVLARKLVHVASIASKKKRKYEYLLGELDKIQKRLREMDDEEETGDEGQSVTTRIVTFIPTTGGEEGTTTALTIQDPDIAKTKGRTRMLTIREAIKQNKFYKCSHCGSERHTLKNCTNLDKEYNLPRSNRRKQSNPRNVKKVGRRMAASMGTEERRRRTNQQQQRLRGQEWEEDIG from the exons atggaggCGGACATGGGCGATGGGGTAGAAGAAGAAGGGAGCTCAAACACAAATCAGAAGAGAATTCAAGATGTTGTACCTGACGAGCATCAAGGAAGATCATCAGAGGGGAATCAGCGTCAGGATTCACAG GAGAGGAGCATGATGACGGTACTAGCTGAAGAAGACCTACTGAGACTGTCACAAGAAGAACTGATACTCAAT GATCAATTTTCATTCACTGCCCTCCTTCATTCAGACATTATATACAAG GTACACTCAGGAGATGCATCGATGAATATTATGGGAACTATTGAGCAGAACTCCAGGAGCAAAGCAGATGATACTTTCAACACAACAATAGACACTAAT ACACTAGAGGGAGTCTTGCATCACAAAGTGGCAGCAAGTGAAGATGGAGGAGCAGAAACTAATCCATGGGACACGAACCTGTTCTACAACGTGAATCTGCAACAG TTGCAGGAGCCTGATGATGTTGACATAAGAGGAGCAGCAGGCAAAACAAACTCAAGCACAGGCCATAGCAATGAAGAAGGAGAAAGAAAGGAACCGGAACACTCACTTGAACAAGACGGAGATGATAAATTCCTCGATGAAGAAGACGTTGAGGGATTCCTGCAAAATGAACAAGATGCTGCATCAGAAGGCAATCTGATGAACACTAGAAGTAATTTCAAGCCACAATTAGGCATGCAATTCAAAACAAAGGAAGAAGTTCAGGAATACATAAATTTTTACTCAAAACAGGCAGGCTTTTCAGTGGCTACTGTAGCAATCTCCAGAACAACAAGCAAGAAGAGGAACAACGAGGTCACAAGGATCACTATGAAGTGCAACAAGTGGGGCAAAACAAAGGAAATAGAGACAGAATGCATTGTGCCCACGAGGAAAAGTACAGTTATTGCTAAAACTGATTGTAAAGTTGTGGTGGTCATATCAGAGAAAGGAGGTTTTTGGGAAATTACAAGACAACAACTCGAACACAACCACGAGTTAACACCAAACAGTAGATTCTTCAGGTCACATAAGTACATGTCGGATGAAGAGAAGTGCTTGATACGGGTTTTGAAGCATACTAACCTGGAAACAAGAAGGATTGTTGCTGTCCTAGCTTACTTGAGAGGAGGAATGGCTCATCTTCCCTACACAAAGAAGCATGTGACTAACTATGCAGCAACAATAAATAGAGATATCACAAACTCTGACATGATGGAAGTAGTGCACATGTTCAACAAGAAGCAAGCAGAAAATCCTGGGTTTTGCTACTCATTTGAGCTTGATGGAGATAATAAAGTGAGAAGCTTATTCTGGACAGATGTTAGGTCAAGAATGATGTATGACATTTGCGGTGACTGCATCAGTTTTGACACTACATTCGTGACAAACGGATACAACCTTCCGTTTGCACCCTTTGTTGGAATATCCCCGCATGGTAGCACATACTTGTTTGCTTGTGCCTTCATTATCAACGAGACGAAAGAAACATTTGCTTGGTTGTTTGAACAATTCCTAATGGCTATGGGATGGACGCATCCTATATCGATCATTACAGATCAGGACAAGGCTATGCAAGCAGCAATTGAAGAAGTGTTTCCTAATGCTACCCATAGGAGATGCCTGTTTCACATAAAGAAAAAGGCAGAGGAGAAAGTAGGTCCATGTTTCCAAGCTAATGAAGGCCTATATGAAGATTTTCAGGACATTGTGGACAACTCTTTGACTGTGGAAGAATTTGAAACACAATGGCGAGAAATGATTGAAAAGTACCAAGTACACGACATAAAGTACTTCAGCGACATGTGGGAAAACAGGAAAAAGTTCATACCGGTGTATTTCAAGGACAAATTCTTCCCATTCATACAAACTACAGCAAGAAGTGAAGGAACAAATTCTCTCTTCAAAAAAGGGGTTGGAGATAAATTTAGTGCTACTAGCTTTTTAAGAGAGTATGATCGGATTCTTGATGTTGTACATGACAGGGAAGAAGAATGTGATCATGTTTCTAGAAACAAGaaggttgcaagcaaagcgttctgGTCAAAATACAGCATAGAAAGGCAAGCGCATGAGCTATACAACCTTGGAATATTTAGAAAGTTTCAGCATAAAATGGCAGACACAACAAGGCTGCATGTCTTTGAGCAAGAAAAAGACAAATACTATATAGTTAGCCAAGCTGAAAACTACCCTGTAAAAGAACGCCGGAAAAGGTTTTACCAAGTTGGACTGAAAGAAGAAGAGTACTCCTGCATCCGTTGCacattccaaaaagatggattgttGTGCTCACACATACTACGAGTAATGATCCATCTCAACATCGAGAAGATGCCAAAAAAGTACATCATTGACAGATGGAGGAAAAATGACTACAAGCTCGACATTGCAAAGACACCAGCTATTGCAGCAGAGAACTCCACACTAAGGTACAATGTGTTAGCAAGGAAATTGGTGCATGTGGCATCAATAGCTTCAAAGAAGAAGAGGAAGTATGAATATCTGCTGGGAGAATTGGACAAGATACAGAAAAGATTGCGAGAAATGGATGATGAAGAAGAAACTGGAGATGAGGGACAGAGTGTAACCACAAGAATAGTCACTTTCATACCAACAACAGGGGGTGAAGAGGGGACAACCACGGCACTGACAATACAAGACCCAGATATAGCCAAAACAAAGGGTAGGACAAGGATGCTAACTATTCGCGAAGCAATAAAACAGAACAAGTTCTACAAATGCTCGCACTGTGGATCGGAAAGGCACACTCTCAAGAATTGCACCAACCTTGACAAAGAATACAATCTACCCAGAAGCAACAGACGAAAGCAGTCGAACCCTAGGAATGTGAAAAAAG TGGGGAGAAGGATGGCAGCAAGCATGGGAAcagaggaaagaagaagaaggacgaATCAGCAACAACAAAGGCTTAGGGGACAAGAATGGGAGGAGGACATAGGATAA